Proteins from a single region of Synchiropus splendidus isolate RoL2022-P1 chromosome 3, RoL_Sspl_1.0, whole genome shotgun sequence:
- the LOC128755960 gene encoding fat storage-inducing transmembrane protein 1, producing MGQERSEAPKMEILHKMVAELMLVVRFTMGILHSALVFGTNVTGRIMGSNVFRRHFHLLLSCVVLFGPLLSFWVSKYSIFANGNHWLYRKFLRSTWGWTSTLAGSFIVLVSLSARHPPSTCLRHLSRIALAGCLLWTCQRVLTLLEDAAGTCYEPIAAPQDVQTTASPDQPLLVLHQEQTKASCLRNNMLWSGYEVSRDVLILCLCSLLLVEELSVFGRSLTGAKRSAGGPLRFIFLLCVFLLALWLFLLLCRLAHFPQFPSQQLGGALGYLAWRGLYQGWYRLRPGWGSPGLPDEGMADTGKSEL from the exons ATGGGCCAGGAAAGAAGCGAAGCCCCCAAGATGGAGATTTTACACAAGATGGTGGCAGAACTGATGCTTGTTGTGAGATTCACGATGGGAATCTTGCACTCCGCTTTGGTTTTTGGGACGAATGTGACCGGGAGGATTATGGGAAGCAACGTCTTCAGGCGACATTTCCACCTGCTGCTGTCGTGTGTGGTTCTTTTCGGGCCCCTGCTCAGCTTTTGGGTGTCTAAGTACAGCATCTTCGCCAACGGTAACCACTGGCTGTACAG GAAGTTCCTGAGGTCAACGTGGGGCTGGACTTCAACCCTCGCCGGCTCCTTCATCGTCCTTGTTTCCCTCTCAGCTCGTCATCCTCCATCCACCTGCCTGCGTCACCTCTCACGGATCGCACTTGCAGGGTGTCTGTTGTGGACCTGTCAGCGCGTCTTGACCCTGCTTGAAGACGCCGCTGGAACTTGTTACGAACCAATCGCTGCGCCTCAAGACGTCCAGACCACAGCCTCGCCAGATCAACCTCTGCTGGTTCTCCACCAGGAGCAGACCAAAGCCTCATGTCTGAGGAACAACATGCTGTGGAGCGGCTACGAGGTGTCCAGAGACGTGCTCATCCTCTGCCTTTGCAGCCTCTTGCTGGTGGAGGAGCTCTCTGTGTTCGGCCGCAGCCTGACCGGCGCTAAGCGGTCAGCCGGAGGCCCGCTGAGGTTTAtcttcctgctgtgtgtgtttctgctcgCCCTGTGgttgttcctgctgctgtgtcGGCTCGCACACTTCCCACAGTTCCCTTCCCAGCAGCTTGGTGGAGCTCTTGGCTACCTGGCCTGGAGAGGCCTCTACCAGGGATGGTACCGTCTCCGACCCGGATGGGGAAGTCCCGGGTTACCTGACGAAGGGATGGCTGACACAGGCAAATCTGAACTTTGA